The Peribacillus sp. FSL P2-0133 genome has a segment encoding these proteins:
- a CDS encoding site-specific integrase gives MFNENEIENNTWIGVRDTAICLVLLECGLRQNEILNLNVFDVVFEQNYIMVRHTKTYHMRKVPITHRTKNAIRRWLTVRGESKYSQLFINIAGNQLTNRGLYQLIEKYGKRAKVEGIRCSPHTFRHTCAKLYLKNGGDLFSLQAILGHMNIEQTKRYVTLNHDDVADLHAEHSPLKALWKK, from the coding sequence TTGTTCAATGAGAATGAGATAGAAAATAATACTTGGATAGGCGTTCGAGATACGGCTATTTGCCTTGTGTTACTTGAATGTGGTCTGCGTCAAAATGAAATATTAAATTTAAACGTCTTTGATGTGGTGTTTGAGCAAAATTATATTATGGTTCGCCATACAAAAACATACCATATGAGAAAAGTACCGATTACTCATCGGACTAAAAATGCTATACGAAGATGGCTTACTGTCCGTGGTGAAAGCAAATACTCGCAACTATTTATTAATATTGCTGGTAACCAACTCACTAATCGTGGTTTATATCAACTAATTGAAAAATATGGGAAACGAGCTAAGGTTGAAGGAATTCGTTGTAGCCCCCATACTTTTAGACATACATGTGCAAAACTCTATTTAAAAAATGGCGGCGATTTATTCAGTTTACAGGCGATATTAGGTCACATGAACATCGAACAAACAAAACGCTATGTGACCCTCAATCATGATGACGTTGCAGATTTACATGCTGAACATAGTCCGTTAAAAGCATTATGGAAAAAATAA
- a CDS encoding ATP-binding cassette domain-containing protein codes for MITVNNVGLRYGDRKLFEDVNIKFTPGNCYGLIGANGAGKSTFLKILSGEIEAQSGDVHMGPGERLAVLKQDHFAYEEEEVLKVVIMGHERLYEVMQEKDAIYMKENFTDEDGMKAAELEGEFAELNGWEAEPEASILLKGLGIAEDLHTKKMAELNGGDKVKVLLAQALFGKPDVLLLDEPTNHLDLKAIKWLEEFLINFENTVIVVSHDRYFLNKVCTHIADLDFGKIKVYIGNYDFWYESSQLALKLTQDANKKKEEKIKELQNFIARFSANASKSSQATSRKKLLDKISLDDIEPSSRRYPYVGFTPDREIGNDLLRVDGISKTIDGVKILDNVSFTMNKGDKIAFVGKDEIAKTTMFKILAGEIEPDSGSFKWGVTTSQAYFPKDNAEFFEGVDLNLVDWLRQYSPNDQSESFLRGFLGRMLFSGDEVTKKASVLSGGEKVRCMLSKMMLSGSNVLMLDEPTNHLDLESITALNNGLISFKGSMIFSSHDHQFIQTISNRIIELTPKGTVDKQMSYDEYLENSELQKQVAEMYK; via the coding sequence ATGATTACAGTAAATAATGTTGGTTTACGCTATGGCGATCGTAAACTGTTTGAAGATGTTAATATAAAATTCACGCCTGGTAACTGCTATGGCCTGATTGGGGCGAATGGTGCGGGTAAATCCACTTTCTTAAAAATCCTTTCAGGTGAAATTGAAGCGCAATCCGGTGATGTTCATATGGGACCTGGCGAACGCCTTGCCGTTCTAAAACAAGATCACTTCGCTTATGAAGAGGAAGAAGTCCTTAAAGTTGTCATTATGGGACATGAAAGATTATATGAAGTCATGCAAGAAAAAGATGCCATCTATATGAAGGAAAACTTCACGGATGAAGACGGAATGAAAGCTGCCGAACTTGAAGGTGAATTTGCCGAATTAAACGGATGGGAAGCTGAACCTGAAGCTTCAATCCTCTTAAAAGGCCTTGGCATTGCAGAAGACCTGCATACAAAGAAAATGGCTGAGTTGAACGGTGGCGACAAAGTTAAAGTATTGCTTGCCCAGGCACTATTCGGTAAACCGGATGTCCTTTTACTGGATGAGCCTACCAACCACTTGGACTTAAAAGCGATCAAATGGCTGGAAGAATTCTTAATCAACTTTGAAAACACTGTTATCGTAGTTTCCCATGACCGTTACTTCCTTAACAAAGTTTGTACACATATCGCGGATCTTGATTTCGGTAAAATCAAAGTTTATATCGGTAACTATGACTTCTGGTATGAATCAAGCCAGCTTGCCCTTAAACTGACTCAAGATGCCAATAAGAAAAAAGAAGAAAAAATCAAAGAGCTTCAAAATTTCATCGCTCGATTCAGCGCCAATGCATCCAAATCGAGCCAGGCGACATCCCGTAAGAAATTATTGGACAAAATCAGCTTGGATGACATAGAGCCTTCTTCGCGCCGCTATCCATATGTCGGATTTACACCTGATCGTGAAATCGGGAACGACCTGCTACGTGTCGATGGTATCTCGAAAACGATCGATGGCGTAAAAATATTGGATAACGTCAGCTTCACGATGAATAAAGGCGACAAGATTGCATTTGTCGGTAAAGATGAGATTGCTAAAACAACAATGTTCAAAATCTTGGCAGGTGAAATTGAACCGGATAGCGGCTCATTCAAATGGGGCGTTACGACATCTCAGGCATACTTCCCTAAGGATAATGCTGAATTCTTTGAAGGTGTCGATTTAAATCTTGTCGATTGGCTCCGTCAATATTCTCCTAATGACCAGAGCGAAAGCTTCCTGCGTGGTTTCTTGGGCAGAATGTTATTCTCTGGCGATGAAGTAACGAAAAAGGCAAGCGTACTTTCAGGGGGCGAAAAAGTCCGCTGTATGCTTTCCAAAATGATGTTAAGCGGTTCGAACGTCCTGATGCTTGATGAACCTACTAACCATCTGGACTTAGAGTCGATTACGGCATTGAACAACGGTTTGATCAGCTTTAAAGGATCGATGATCTTCTCTTCTCATGATCATCAGTTCATCCAAACTATATCGAACCGTATCATTGAACTTACACCAAAAGGTACAGTCGATAAGCAAATGAGTTATGATGAGTACCTTGAAAATAGCGAATTGCAAAAGCAAGTAGCTGAAATGTACAAATAA
- a CDS encoding RDD family protein: protein MSDSVGFWKRFFAGLLDGIIVSLPLAIIFGLITGDWENENYSTFFDFLYMLLVPILWYGYTVGKRIMGIRIVRMDGKKLGIGTMLLRYLVAALVYAITLGIAFIVSAFMVGLRKDHRAIHDFIAGTYVTSNKP from the coding sequence ATGAGTGATTCAGTAGGTTTTTGGAAACGTTTTTTTGCAGGATTATTGGATGGCATAATAGTATCTTTACCATTAGCGATAATTTTCGGGTTGATTACTGGAGATTGGGAAAATGAAAACTATTCAACGTTCTTCGACTTTCTTTACATGCTGCTTGTCCCGATATTATGGTATGGCTATACAGTAGGTAAACGGATTATGGGAATACGCATAGTAAGGATGGACGGCAAAAAATTAGGAATAGGCACAATGCTATTGAGGTATTTAGTTGCTGCTTTGGTTTATGCCATTACATTGGGGATAGCGTTTATTGTTAGTGCATTTATGGTCGGCCTGAGGAAAGACCATAGAGCGATACATGATTTCATAGCTGGTACATACGTGACATCAAATAAACCATGA
- a CDS encoding UvrD-helicase domain-containing protein: MVSLGNHPDFEQERQRLDFTKRYIDVVIKTSETSKDQFQRNMQEAFGDADWSESGLYSQLLTTANFFEMSKTELESLRKASKKPYFARVDFERNDGDRGEVLYFGKTSLYQRESQEQIIVDWRSPIANLYYEGRIGEIEYEAEGETFSGNITLKRQLMIEEGVLEEIRDVDLTTTDELLQESLSKSSSNRLTDIITTIQEEQNKIIRADLNKPIIVQGAAGSGKTTIALHRISYFIYHYKDLFDPRQLMILAPSRVFIDYISEALPELGVEKVKQFTFSEYVQAAIGKQVKLVADDKLTRLLEKDDEEIKSAVWISGLKGSPVFKYILDEYVKDIFRGFHPNADFYCDKYRLYSKKKFIRLLEEDYWYLPLYSRLDKLKAILQNEVKLKKKIMLERVVDLYDAKIEKALYKNIDPVIRKDFVTKCLDKKEERIGQIQKAIRTSVKGYFKQFKSKGLLDYYQDLYEDPERLASYSNGKLTVEDASVLCEYNHKLFSVKSYEMEDLGALLYLQERLFGIDKENKAKNVVIDEAQDYSFMQLQALKTAVDTDMFTLVGDLAQGIHSYRGLQTWEEVHSRIFPRATYTELQKSYRTTVEIMKQANEILQLLTYDFPEVEPVVRHGKEPEFISIEKEGWEEELIELIASLKEEGFKTFAVIAKTMKDCKLANEKLRGFHQGFHLIDEEGNIPKDKTLIVPSYQAKGLEFDVVFAISLEEEYFHGNELDIKLLYVTMTRPLHRLYFLGNEKNAFLIET; encoded by the coding sequence GTGGTTTCATTGGGTAATCACCCTGATTTTGAACAGGAACGGCAGCGGCTGGATTTTACGAAACGTTATATCGATGTAGTCATCAAAACATCAGAAACAAGCAAGGATCAATTTCAGCGGAATATGCAAGAAGCTTTTGGCGATGCCGATTGGTCTGAATCAGGCTTATATTCACAGTTGCTGACGACGGCCAACTTTTTTGAGATGTCCAAAACCGAACTTGAAAGTTTACGCAAAGCAAGTAAAAAGCCCTACTTTGCAAGAGTGGATTTTGAAAGGAATGACGGTGATAGAGGCGAAGTCCTTTATTTCGGGAAAACATCGCTTTATCAGAGGGAAAGCCAGGAACAGATCATCGTCGATTGGCGATCCCCGATTGCAAACCTCTATTATGAGGGACGGATTGGTGAAATAGAATATGAAGCGGAAGGAGAGACATTCAGCGGGAACATCACTTTAAAAAGACAGCTAATGATCGAAGAAGGTGTCTTGGAGGAGATAAGGGACGTTGATTTGACAACAACGGATGAATTATTGCAGGAATCCCTTTCCAAAAGTTCCAGCAATCGATTGACAGATATCATTACCACGATCCAGGAAGAACAAAATAAAATCATTCGTGCAGATTTGAATAAACCTATCATTGTCCAAGGCGCAGCGGGCAGTGGTAAAACTACAATTGCTTTACATAGGATCTCTTATTTCATTTATCACTATAAAGACTTGTTCGATCCGCGACAATTAATGATTCTTGCTCCGAGCCGGGTTTTCATTGACTACATATCTGAAGCTTTACCTGAATTGGGTGTCGAAAAGGTTAAACAATTCACATTTTCCGAATATGTTCAGGCAGCGATTGGAAAGCAAGTGAAGCTTGTAGCGGATGATAAATTAACTCGATTGCTGGAAAAGGATGATGAAGAAATTAAATCGGCCGTTTGGATATCAGGTCTGAAGGGCTCCCCTGTCTTTAAATATATATTGGACGAATATGTAAAGGATATTTTCAGGGGTTTTCATCCGAATGCTGATTTTTATTGTGATAAATATCGCCTCTATTCCAAAAAGAAGTTCATTAGATTATTGGAAGAGGATTATTGGTATTTACCGTTATACAGCAGGCTGGACAAACTGAAGGCCATTTTACAAAATGAAGTGAAATTGAAAAAGAAAATAATGCTTGAACGTGTTGTTGACCTTTATGATGCCAAAATTGAAAAAGCTCTCTATAAAAATATTGATCCAGTCATTCGTAAGGATTTTGTTACAAAATGCCTCGATAAAAAGGAGGAAAGGATAGGTCAGATCCAAAAGGCAATCCGTACTTCCGTAAAAGGGTATTTTAAGCAATTCAAAAGTAAAGGTCTCCTGGATTACTATCAGGACTTATACGAAGATCCGGAGCGTCTTGCCTCTTACAGCAACGGTAAACTTACTGTTGAAGATGCCAGTGTATTATGTGAGTATAATCATAAATTATTTTCTGTTAAAAGTTACGAGATGGAGGACTTAGGAGCATTATTATATCTTCAGGAGCGGCTTTTTGGTATCGATAAAGAAAACAAAGCAAAAAATGTCGTCATTGATGAGGCACAGGATTACAGCTTCATGCAGTTACAGGCACTAAAGACGGCAGTGGATACCGATATGTTCACACTTGTAGGCGATCTTGCACAAGGCATTCATTCATACCGCGGACTTCAAACATGGGAAGAGGTTCACAGTCGTATTTTCCCTCGGGCGACGTATACCGAATTACAAAAAAGCTACAGAACAACTGTTGAAATAATGAAACAAGCTAATGAAATACTTCAGTTGTTAACATATGATTTCCCGGAAGTTGAACCTGTAGTCCGTCATGGCAAAGAGCCGGAATTCATTTCCATTGAAAAGGAAGGTTGGGAAGAAGAACTTATCGAACTTATTGCAAGCCTTAAAGAAGAAGGATTTAAAACGTTTGCCGTTATTGCTAAAACGATGAAAGATTGCAAACTGGCAAACGAGAAACTAAGGGGATTCCATCAAGGCTTTCATTTAATAGATGAAGAGGGAAACATCCCTAAGGATAAAACGTTGATTGTTCCTTCTTATCAAGCGAAAGGTCTCGAATTCGATGTCGTATTTGCAATATCCCTTGAAGAAGAGTATTTCCATGGAAATGAACTTGATATCAAATTGCTGTACGTAACAATGACAAGGCCATTGCACAGGCTTTATTTTTTAGGTAATGAGAAAAATGCTTTTCTTATCGAGACATGA
- a CDS encoding phage integrase N-terminal SAM-like domain-containing protein, which produces MKRTRFLTKDEQQKLNSVDKKVHYVTDWTSAMEMFLKDCEIRGLRESTSFYYVKETRMIFRYWEEQELDISPEQLTSEHITDLILYMKNKKELSPSSINIRLRAFKTVLKWLYDNKKVPINAGDGVKRRNCSMRMR; this is translated from the coding sequence ATGAAAAGGACTCGTTTTTTAACTAAGGATGAACAACAAAAGCTTAATTCAGTAGATAAAAAGGTACATTACGTTACCGATTGGACAAGTGCTATGGAAATGTTCTTAAAGGATTGCGAGATAAGAGGTTTACGAGAATCAACTTCTTTCTATTACGTTAAAGAAACTCGCATGATATTTCGTTACTGGGAAGAACAAGAACTAGATATCTCACCAGAACAATTAACTAGTGAACACATCACCGATTTAATTCTCTACATGAAAAACAAAAAAGAGTTGTCTCCTTCTAGTATTAACATTCGTTTAAGAGCATTTAAAACAGTACTCAAATGGCTTTATGACAATAAAAAAGTACCAATTAATGCTGGTGATGGCGTAAAGCGCCGTAATTGTTCAATGAGAATGAGATAG
- a CDS encoding saccharopine dehydrogenase NADP-binding domain-containing protein: protein MLNGTSSLSISILGSSGGVAKAVLAILNQSAQDKNDPMYPIISTSQLHLIDVKQKDKEYYDQLFPNLADKIKIYQLDLTVLSHFQKHLKKTKTKVVIDVSWADTIEMMKCCNELDVFYVNSALENTEVDEDESLYGFPLTERYIRFEDSKKNLTNIKAIVGSGMNPGVVQWMAIKLINENPDQKPLACYIVEHDDSFFKDKTLIKPNTLYTSWSVECFLDEAILSYPMFVHHHLPQYFYEEVYAMEYKVRLGQKEFYGCLMPHEEVITLGKLFDMQLGFIYRVNEYTTESIRNNLANVDVLWDWNQQLLDPDVGEIEGEDLVGVLLVYEDSEKYIYNVMKSSEIYPKFKTNATYFQVACGIYAAMASIILDDLSLGIHYVDELLLNTKSKYGGYLTYHMTDFVTGENKGSDGLLHQRLKWIE, encoded by the coding sequence ATGTTAAATGGGACAAGTTCATTGTCCATTTCTATATTAGGCAGCAGTGGAGGTGTTGCAAAAGCGGTATTGGCCATTCTAAATCAATCCGCCCAAGATAAAAATGACCCTATGTACCCCATCATTAGCACTTCCCAGCTTCATCTAATTGATGTTAAACAAAAGGATAAAGAGTATTACGACCAATTATTCCCTAATCTTGCCGATAAAATAAAAATTTACCAGCTTGACCTCACAGTTTTAAGTCACTTTCAGAAACATTTAAAAAAGACAAAAACGAAAGTAGTCATTGATGTTTCATGGGCCGATACAATTGAGATGATGAAATGCTGTAACGAATTAGATGTTTTTTACGTCAATTCTGCCCTCGAGAATACCGAGGTTGATGAGGACGAAAGTCTATATGGTTTCCCATTGACAGAGCGGTATATTAGATTTGAAGATAGCAAAAAAAATCTTACCAATATAAAGGCGATTGTTGGCTCGGGGATGAATCCTGGTGTAGTGCAATGGATGGCCATAAAACTCATAAACGAAAATCCGGATCAAAAACCATTAGCCTGCTACATTGTGGAGCATGATGATTCCTTTTTTAAAGACAAAACGTTAATCAAACCTAACACACTCTATACTTCTTGGTCGGTCGAATGCTTCCTGGATGAAGCGATATTAAGCTACCCTATGTTTGTCCATCATCATTTGCCACAATATTTTTATGAAGAAGTTTATGCAATGGAGTATAAAGTAAGGTTAGGGCAAAAAGAGTTTTATGGTTGTCTAATGCCACATGAAGAAGTGATTACATTAGGTAAATTATTTGATATGCAATTGGGGTTTATTTATCGTGTTAATGAATATACAACGGAATCAATCCGAAATAATTTGGCTAATGTAGACGTTCTCTGGGATTGGAATCAACAATTGCTTGATCCAGATGTAGGTGAAATTGAAGGTGAAGACCTAGTTGGTGTCCTATTAGTTTACGAGGATAGCGAAAAGTATATATATAATGTGATGAAAAGTAGTGAAATATATCCGAAATTCAAAACAAACGCCACGTACTTCCAAGTTGCTTGTGGCATTTATGCTGCTATGGCCAGCATAATCCTGGATGACCTTTCTTTAGGTATCCATTATGTTGATGAGCTTTTGCTAAACACCAAGAGCAAGTACGGAGGGTATTTAACCTACCATATGACTGACTTTGTCACAGGAGAAAATAAAGGCTCCGATGGATTATTGCATCAAAGACTTAAATGGATTGAATAG
- a CDS encoding YhcN/YlaJ family sporulation lipoprotein, whose product MKYTFLTSALIALFLTGCGTSDDNDNGKNVGMNTRSDKNNANTLNVNDRNGDNDYNARQLSNDDNDNKMRVADEVADQLEDLKDVEGASVIITDNNAYVAVNLTNDKNLTNDLEKKIVDQVKKQDEGTDNVYVSANPDFVKSMKGYVNDIQNGKPISGIFDEFGDMAQRMFPDAK is encoded by the coding sequence ATGAAATACACATTTTTAACAAGCGCCTTGATTGCTCTATTCCTTACCGGCTGTGGGACAAGTGATGATAATGATAATGGAAAAAATGTAGGAATGAATACTCGAAGCGATAAAAATAATGCCAATACCTTGAATGTAAATGACAGAAACGGCGACAACGATTACAATGCAAGGCAATTAAGCAATGATGACAATGATAATAAAATGCGCGTGGCTGATGAAGTAGCAGATCAGCTAGAGGATTTGAAGGATGTAGAGGGCGCCTCTGTCATAATTACAGATAATAACGCATACGTTGCAGTGAATCTGACAAATGACAAGAACCTGACAAATGACTTAGAAAAGAAAATTGTTGATCAAGTAAAAAAACAGGATGAAGGTACAGACAATGTTTATGTCTCTGCAAATCCAGACTTTGTTAAAAGTATGAAAGGATATGTCAACGATATTCAAAATGGAAAGCCGATTAGCGGAATATTTGATGAGTTTGGTGATATGGCACAAAGAATGTTCCCGGATGCCAAATAG